The nucleotide sequence GGATCGTTGCGCAGGTCAATGCCCTGATCTTTCTTGAATTCTTCAACCAGGTAGTTGATCAGACGGCTGTCGAAGTCTTCACCACCCAGGTGGGTATCACCGTTGGTTGCCAGAACTTCGAAGGTTTTTTCGCCGTCAACTTCGTCGATTTCGATAATAGAAATATCGAAAGTACCACCAC is from Ammoniphilus sp. CFH 90114 and encodes:
- a CDS encoding Hsp70 family protein, with protein sequence GGTFDISIIEIDEVDGEKTFEVLATNGDTHLGGEDFDSRLINYLVEEFKKDQGIDLRNDPLAMQRLKEAAEKAKIELSSAQQTDVNLPYITAEL